A DNA window from Plasmodium brasilianum strain Bolivian I chromosome 12, whole genome shotgun sequence contains the following coding sequences:
- a CDS encoding cytochrome c oxidase subunit ApiCOX26, translated as MFIFENAQHFFNFFRNFNGCYSDNKLLRYFFKKSYNSWFNDPTQYNYYFISYYAVAISVSFLIRHLLFNPDVHFRRQDKRRNIIDRYQHHAYSLPYYNHWLRNFSQSFKSTLIDNESDYQEVDPWCFRPKRTAFYGRFPFFFEVPKYDIDNPTHEKNSHKYMQKYYESIGYIQSNEQPEE; from the coding sequence atGTTTATATTTGAGAACGCGCAACATTTTTTCAACTTTTTTCGTAACTTCAATGGTTGCTATTCTGATAATAAGCTGttaagatatttttttaaaaagagttACAATAGTTGGTTTAACGATCCAActcaatataattattattttatatcatacTATGCAGTAGCAATATCTGTGTCATTTTTAATACGACATTTACTGTTTAATCCTGATGTACATTTTAGAAGACAagataaaagaagaaatataattGACAGATACCAACATCATGCTTATTCACTCCCATATTATAATCACTGGTTAAGAAATTTTAGTCAGTCGTTTAAAAGCACATTAATAGATAATGAATCAGATTACCAAGAAGTAGACCCCTGGTGTTTTAGACCCAAAAGGACTGCATTTTATGGTAggtttccattttttttcgaaGTTCCAAAATATGACATTGATAACCCGACGCATGAAAAGAATTCTCacaaatatatgcaaaaatattatgaaagcATAGGGTATATTCAATCAAATGAACAGCCGGAGGAGTGA
- a CDS encoding oocyst rupture protein 2, with the protein MNIKNTKNEEVDTFWKKQLDEINNMSLEELKTHHLPISRIKKIMKEDDEIKSNQMVSADTPVLLAKACELFIMELTSYAWKYTEESKRRTLQRQDVIAAACKKDIFDFLIDLIPIEDRIKNINLNMKGITKKNSGKINFDVVKQYYNQYTPSCTDRNSIGTHVANTLATSNTVNTINTINTINTTNTTNSAYTSNTANINSPYNNCSNNFSSIYRINDSDNAMNYPVNFPSNLLMSLSQSNHFFEDNSNPNHNSNNSYNINNSMNYGVTNRGNHSGNINGNNSGNMSCNMSGSISGSMNGSMNGSVSGNNSGSNGGRYSDRNSANNSRNSLSMYDINAIAKYNRGTPSSNNNNFSMDEIFSNNNMEHMNFNNYAINNSKNRQYKEDMVKNNMLSESGDISNEIFQNIQASRTINIPSTMQNKDFHHRNNTTYKKIQQINNKICYPMNTTVPGEGNNHNSNGNSNMNISMSYNEFNDEMKKENFHSSEQAIQDMYMHDISSSFQRYPSVKTDDKATDDYKLQQGYTYNYHNSANKINSNLISAISNNNLIDNLNNGLVNIPSKNCIVNTPTNNNLIRNTQNININENIPRVISACSPSFDLKNNTNMDVSKMITNRVPNNEMKNNFNKNNNSHNNMIKQNNITLNEYSNIANNMQGNFKNDMMNMNFLSAKSNRDLNKDMLNNYFKMNYNNPTATSTTTSTAATTTTNVNSQSGYSNHASHSSLSSHKNQSSQSNHSNHSNRNTQNSHSNRGSHNNRNSHHNHKLNNTQSSDNRIKDALLNDILLSDSLLTNQLNNGQMSSNLLNSNQVISKQLINNQLVINPLSNNQLANNQLSNNQLANNQLSSNQLTNNQLSSNQLTNNQLSSNQLTNNQLSSNQLTNNQLSSNQLTNNQLSSNQLANNQIINNNLVKNHIVKSHLTNNQLVNNQMANSQMTNNQMANNPMNHHMNNSLNSHMNIHLNNKINNQLKNHINSQLNTQPNSHMSATMNKQLTSLMNETSMNNINENIINDIINNSETSVTKNSSINIINQNIDNSVVHNHLNNIIPNMKPNIQQNMKVNVHSNMYMNPNAQNVPYQPSHKYAMPENNYICNYNPQQYHNNKTINEKLTDNF; encoded by the exons atgaatattaaaaacacgaaaaatgaagaagtcGACACTTTTTGGAAAAAACAGCTAGACGAGATAAATAACATGAGTttagaagaattaaaaacaCATCATTTACCAATAtctagaataaaaaaaattatgaaagaAGATGATGAGATAAAAAGTAACCAAATGGTGTCAGCTGATACACCTGTATTATTAGCAAAGGCATgtgaattatttattatggaGTTGACTAGCTATGCATGGAAGTACACTGAAGAAAGTAAAAGAAGAACATTACAAAGACAAGATGTTATTGCAGCTGCTtgtaaaaaagatatattcgATTTTTTAATTGACTTAATACCAATAGAAGACCGAATTAAAAACATcaatttaaatatgaaagggataacaaaaaaaaacagtgGCAAGATTAATTTTGATGTGGTAAAGCAGTATTATAACCAATATACTCCATCTTGTACTGATAGAAATAGTATCGGTACACATGTTGCAAATACCTTGGCTACTTCCAACACGGTTAATACGATAAACACGATAAACACGATCAACACGACTAATACGACTAACTCGGCCTACACTTCTAACACTGCTAACATCAATAGCCCTTATAACAACTGCTCAAACAATTTTAGTTCCATATATAGGATAAACGACTCAGATAACGCAATGAATTACCCCGTTAACTTTCCAAGTAATTTACTTATGAGTTTGAGTCAGAGCAACCATTTTTTCGAGGATAATTCTAACCCAAACCATAATAGCAATAACAGTTATAATATCAATAATAGTATGAACTATGGTGTAACAAACAGAGGAAATCATAGCGGAAATATTAATGGCAATAATAGCGGCAACATGAGCTGCAATATGAGCGGAAGTATTAGCGGGAGTATGAACGGAAGTATGAACGGAAGTGTTAGCGGAAATAATAGTGGTAGTAATGGTGGTCGTTATAGTGATCGAAATAGTGCTAATAATAGCAGAAACAGCCTTTCCATGTACGATATTAACGCGATTGCAAAGTACAACCGAGGTACCCCATCCAGCAATAATAACAACTTTTCAATGGATGAGATttttagtaataacaatatggAGCATATGAACTTTAACAACTATGCAATTAATAACAGTAAGAATAGACAATATAAAGAAGATATggtgaaaaataatatgctaAGTGAATCTGGTGATATTagtaatgaaatatttcaaaatatacaaGCTAGTAGAACTATAAATATACCAAGTACAATGCAAAATAAAGATTTTCATCATAGGAACAATACGACGTATAAAAAGAtacaacaaataaataataaaatttgttatcCTATGAATACAACTGTTCCAGGAGAAGGTAATAATCACAATTCTAATGGGAACTCCAATATGAATATAAGTATGTCGTACAATGAATTTAAcgatgaaatgaaaaaagaaaattttcacTCCAGTGAACAAGCAATACAagatatgtacatgcatgaTATAAGTTCAAGTTTTCAAAGATATCCATCTGTAAAAACTGATGATAAAGCTACTGATGATTACAAATTACAACAGGGGTATACATACAATTATCATAATAGTGCCAACAAAATAAACAGCAATTTAATTAGCGCCAtctcaaataataatttaattgatAACTTAAATAATGGTCTAGTTAACATCCCATCGAAGAACTGTATAGTTAACACTCCCACAAATAACAACCTTATTAGAAATActcaaaatattaatataaatgaaaacattCCCAGAGTTATATCAGCATGTTCCCCTTCTTTTGACCTAAAGAATAACACGAATATGGACGTGTCAAAAATGATAACTAACAGGGTACCAAATAATgagatgaaaaataattttaataaaaataataattctcataataatatgattaaacaaaataatattacctTAAATGAGTATAGCAATATTGCGAATAATATGCaaggaaattttaaaaatgatatgaTGAATATGAACTTCTTATCTGCTAAATCAAATAGAGACTTAAACAAAGACatgttaaataattattttaaaatgaattacaACAACCCAACAGCTACTAGCACTACCACTTCTACAGCTGCCACTACTACAACAAATGTTAACAGTCAAAGTGGTTACAGCAATCATGCTAGTCACAGCAGTCTCAGTAGTCACAAGAACCAGAGCAGTCAAAGTAATCACAGCAATCATAGCAATCGCAACACTCAAAATAGTCATAGTAATCGAGGTAGTCATAACAATCGAAACAGTCATCATAACCACAAGTTAAACAACACACAGTCCAGTGATAACCGAATAAAAGACGCACTATTAAATGATATCCTACTGAGTGACAGCCTTCTGACGAATCAGTTGAATAACGGACAAATGAGTAGTAATCTATTAAACAGTAACCAGGTCATTAGCAAACAGTTAATTAACAATCAGTTAGTGATCAATCCGTTAAGCAATAATCAGCTAGCTAATAACCAGTTAAGCAATAATCAGCTAGCTAATAACCAGTTAAGCAGTAACCAACTAACTAATAACCAGTTAAGCAGTAACCAACTAACTAATAACCAATTAAGCAGTAACCAACTAACTAATAACCAGTTAAGCAGTAACCAACTAACTAATAACCAGTTAAGCAGTAACCAACTAACTAATAACCAGTTAAGCAGTAACCAACTAGCAAATAACcaaataattaataacaatCTAGTTAAAAATCACATAGTCAAAAGCCATTTAACTAATAACCAACTTGTTAATAACCAAATGGCAAACAGTCAGATGACTAATAACCAAATGGCTAATAACCCAATGAATCATCACATGAATAATTCATTAAACAGTCATAtgaatattcatttaaacaacaaaataaataaccaATTAAAAAACCACATTAATAGTCAGTTAAATACTCAACCAAATTCACATATGAGTGCTACAATGAATAAACAGCTAACGTCCCTAATGAATGAAACTTCTATGaacaatataaatgaaaatattataaatgatattatcAATAATTCAGAAACTAGTGTAACCAAAAATTcttcaataaatataattaatcaAAATATCGATAATAGCGTTGTACataatcatttaaataatatcataCCAAATATGAAACCAAATATACAACAGAATATGAAAGTTAATGTCCAttcaaatatgtatatgaaccCTAATGCACAGAATGTTCCCTACCAACCTTCGCACAAATATGCAATGCcagaaaataattacatatgtaattataacCCGCAACAATATCATAACAAtaaa accattaatgaaaaattaacagataatttttaa